A genomic segment from Polyangium mundeleinium encodes:
- the proS gene encoding proline--tRNA ligase gives MAKNDAPKTAITPTRAEDYAEWYQQVVRAADLAESSPVRGCMVIKPWGYALWENIQRELDRMFKATGHKNAYFPLFIPKSFLEKEAEHVEGFAKECAIVTHHRLVAGPEGGLVPDPEAKLEEPLIVRPTSETIIGAAFASWVQSYRDLPLLINQWANVVRWELRTRLFLRTTEFLWQEGHTAHATEEEARAETMQMLDVYTTFAEEFMAMPVIKGPKTASERFPGAVDTFAIEAMMQDRKALQAGTSHFLGQNFAKASGIKFQTAKETEEYAWTTSWGVSTRLIGGLLMTHADDDGLILPPRLAPAHVVILPVLRGDDTKAKVMEYVDAVAAELRSTSYGGRPIEVEVDKRDIRGGDKQWEWIKKGAPIRIEIGPRDVDGNVVMVARRDRGTKDKATLGRAELVTKIPEILADIQNGLLAKAKQHRAANTKRIDDMKDFEKFFTAKNEDKPEIHGGFALAHWSGEPEVEAHLKDKFKVTIRCIPLSGIDGVADAKDLQEEGRCIVSGKPSRQRVVFAKSY, from the coding sequence GTGGCCAAGAATGACGCCCCGAAGACTGCCATCACCCCGACCCGCGCCGAGGACTACGCCGAGTGGTACCAGCAGGTCGTGCGTGCCGCCGATCTCGCCGAGAGCTCGCCGGTGCGCGGCTGCATGGTGATCAAGCCGTGGGGCTACGCGCTCTGGGAGAACATCCAGCGCGAGCTCGACCGGATGTTCAAGGCCACGGGCCACAAGAACGCGTACTTCCCGCTCTTCATCCCGAAGTCGTTCCTCGAAAAAGAGGCCGAGCACGTCGAGGGGTTCGCCAAGGAGTGCGCGATCGTGACGCACCACCGGCTCGTCGCGGGGCCCGAGGGCGGGCTCGTGCCGGATCCCGAGGCGAAGCTCGAGGAGCCGCTCATCGTGCGGCCGACGTCGGAGACGATCATCGGAGCCGCGTTCGCGAGCTGGGTGCAGAGCTACCGGGATCTGCCGCTGCTCATCAACCAGTGGGCGAACGTGGTGCGCTGGGAGCTGCGCACGCGGCTCTTTTTGCGGACGACGGAGTTCCTCTGGCAAGAGGGGCACACGGCGCACGCGACCGAGGAGGAGGCGCGCGCGGAGACGATGCAGATGCTCGACGTGTACACGACGTTCGCCGAGGAGTTCATGGCGATGCCCGTGATCAAGGGGCCGAAGACGGCGAGCGAGCGGTTCCCCGGCGCGGTCGACACCTTCGCGATCGAGGCGATGATGCAGGACCGCAAGGCGCTGCAGGCCGGGACGTCGCACTTCCTCGGGCAGAATTTTGCCAAGGCGAGCGGGATCAAGTTCCAGACGGCGAAGGAGACCGAGGAGTACGCGTGGACGACGTCGTGGGGCGTGTCGACGCGGCTCATCGGCGGCCTGCTCATGACGCACGCGGATGACGACGGCCTCATCCTGCCGCCGCGGCTCGCGCCTGCGCACGTGGTCATCCTGCCCGTGCTGCGCGGCGACGACACGAAGGCGAAGGTGATGGAGTACGTCGACGCGGTCGCTGCGGAGCTGCGCAGCACGAGCTACGGCGGGCGGCCGATCGAGGTCGAGGTCGACAAGCGCGACATCCGCGGCGGCGACAAGCAGTGGGAGTGGATCAAGAAGGGCGCGCCGATCCGCATCGAGATCGGCCCGCGCGACGTCGACGGCAACGTGGTGATGGTGGCGCGTCGGGATCGCGGGACGAAGGACAAGGCGACGCTCGGGCGCGCCGAGCTCGTCACGAAGATCCCCGAGATCCTCGCCGACATCCAGAACGGTCTGCTCGCGAAGGCAAAGCAGCACCGCGCCGCGAACACGAAGCGCATCGACGACATGAAGGACTTCGAGAAGTTCTTCACGGCGAAGAACGAGGACAAACCCGAGATCCACGGCGGGTTCGCGCTCGCGCACTGGTCGGGCGAGCCCGAGGTCGAGGCGCATCTCAAGGACAAGTTCAAGGTGACGATCCGCTGCATCCCGCTCTCGGGCATCGACGGCGTGGCCGACGCGAAGGACCTCCAAGAAGAGGGGCGCTGCATCGTCTCCGGCAAGCCGAGCCGGCAGCGGGTGGTGTTCGCGAAGTCGTACTGA
- a CDS encoding cyanophycinase, which yields MAHDKPEASAPDAHGKDGHLQRGPLIAIGGAEDKVGARNVLREVVRHAGGPKQARIAVFPTASSIPTELAGTYEAIFRELGADVHVVRIESRADGEDPRILALVKEMTAVFFTGGDQGRIVTMLGGTELARTIRRAHRSGCVVAGTSAGASVLCDHMIAQGKKGYAPRRELVMLAPGLGLTRKLVIDQHFAQRHRIGRLFSAVAMNPFLIGVGIDEDTAIVLRSDKKMDVIGRGTVTIIDGSKIQHTDIHEVPRNSSAALLGLSVHVLTQGCGYDIDGRQPSWPSRSKEAT from the coding sequence TTGGCCCACGACAAGCCCGAAGCGAGCGCGCCTGACGCGCACGGAAAAGACGGCCATCTCCAGCGCGGACCCCTCATCGCCATCGGCGGTGCGGAGGACAAAGTCGGCGCGCGGAATGTCCTGCGTGAAGTCGTCCGTCACGCCGGCGGCCCGAAACAAGCCCGGATCGCCGTCTTCCCCACGGCCTCCAGCATCCCCACCGAGCTCGCGGGGACGTACGAGGCGATCTTCCGCGAGCTCGGCGCCGACGTACACGTCGTGCGGATCGAGTCGCGCGCCGACGGCGAGGATCCGCGGATCCTCGCCCTCGTCAAAGAGATGACCGCGGTCTTCTTCACGGGCGGCGATCAAGGCCGCATCGTGACGATGCTCGGCGGCACCGAACTCGCGCGTACGATCCGCCGCGCGCACCGGAGTGGCTGCGTCGTCGCCGGCACCTCCGCGGGCGCGAGCGTCCTCTGCGACCACATGATCGCGCAGGGCAAGAAGGGCTACGCGCCGCGCCGCGAGCTCGTCATGCTCGCGCCCGGCCTCGGCCTCACGCGCAAGCTCGTCATCGACCAGCACTTCGCGCAGCGCCACCGGATCGGCCGGCTCTTCTCCGCCGTCGCGATGAACCCCTTCTTGATCGGCGTCGGCATCGACGAGGACACCGCGATCGTCCTGCGCTCCGACAAGAAGATGGACGTCATCGGCCGGGGCACGGTCACGATCATCGACGGCTCGAAGATCCAGCACACCGACATCCACGAGGTCCCGCGAAACTCGTCCGCGGCGCTGCTCGGGTTGTCCGTCCACGTCCTGACGCAGGGTTGCGGCTACGACATCGATGGCCGTCAGCCCTCGTGGCCATCCCGCAGCAAGGAGGCAACGTGA
- the cphA gene encoding cyanophycin synthetase produces MKLLETRVYRGPNLYGYRPVIRLTLDLEELEQYPSNKIPGFVDRLLADVPTLHEHGCSYGEPGGFIRRLQDGTWFGHITEHIALELQCLAGTPVTYGKTRTAHREGVYHVVYSFEEESVGRRAGELALRYLQGLLPAHFPDHLPPLADLNAEIENLARLAERMALGPSTRSLVDEAKRRGIPTMRLNKHSLVQFGWGTHQKRIQATVTSETRHIAVEIAQDKELTNSLLERAGLPAPQQERVYSADEAVEAAERIGYPVVVKPMDLSHGRGVALNLTTPEAVRDAYTKAYDLSSYVLVETFQPGKDHRVLVVNGEVVAVSERVPGHVVGDGKSTIKELVDVVNTDPRRGVGHEKVLTRIEIDDQASRLMGQAGVTLETVLPAGQVFALRSTGNLSTGGTAIDRTDVIHPDNIDISVRAAKVVGLDVAGIDLICPDISKSVREHGGVIVEINAAPGFRMHVSPTVGTPRNVASPVLEMLFPNGAPARIPLAAITGTNGKTTTSRMVAHILKMSGKRTGLTTTDGIYIDGERILKGDMTGPWSARVVLTDPTVEAAVLETARGGVLREGLGWDRCDVGAVLNVSADHLGLAGIDTVEDLAFVKRLVVEVVRDGGTSVLNADDELVREMADKAGGRVMWFSRSPSNETVRKHVRAGGRAVVLEQGVNGDMITIYDGDRHVPVTWTHLVPATFEGKAKFNVENALAAAAIAFSMGISLEHIRQGLRTFTTSFFQAPGRCNVFDEHPFRVIVDYGHNAAAMSKMAELVLGLRRERSIGVLMAAGDRRDDDIRAIGREAARAFDVVIAKEDASRRGRKPGEIASLLAEGAREAGKAEEQILKKLDEKEAVDTALAMARPGDLVVLFADDVTACWKQVIYWGKERTSHLPSLPDEA; encoded by the coding sequence GTGAAACTGCTCGAAACGCGCGTCTACCGCGGCCCCAACCTCTACGGATACCGCCCCGTCATTCGCCTGACCCTCGACCTCGAGGAGCTCGAGCAGTACCCGAGCAACAAGATCCCCGGCTTCGTGGATCGGCTGCTCGCCGACGTGCCCACGCTGCACGAGCACGGCTGCTCCTACGGCGAGCCCGGCGGCTTCATCCGCAGGCTGCAGGACGGCACGTGGTTCGGGCACATCACCGAGCACATCGCGCTCGAGCTCCAGTGCCTCGCGGGCACGCCCGTCACGTACGGCAAGACGCGCACGGCGCACCGCGAGGGCGTCTACCACGTCGTCTACAGTTTTGAAGAAGAGTCGGTCGGCAGGCGCGCCGGTGAGCTCGCGCTGCGTTACTTGCAAGGCCTCCTGCCCGCGCACTTCCCCGATCACCTGCCGCCCCTCGCCGACCTGAACGCCGAGATCGAGAATCTCGCGCGGCTCGCGGAGCGCATGGCGCTCGGCCCGTCGACGCGCAGCCTCGTCGACGAGGCGAAGCGCCGCGGCATCCCGACGATGCGCCTCAACAAGCACAGCCTCGTGCAGTTCGGCTGGGGCACGCACCAGAAGCGCATCCAGGCCACGGTCACGAGCGAGACGCGGCACATCGCCGTGGAGATCGCGCAGGACAAGGAGCTCACGAACTCGCTGCTCGAGCGCGCGGGCCTGCCCGCGCCGCAGCAGGAGCGCGTCTACTCCGCGGACGAAGCCGTCGAGGCGGCCGAGCGCATCGGTTACCCCGTCGTCGTCAAGCCCATGGATCTCTCGCACGGCCGCGGCGTCGCGTTGAACCTCACGACGCCCGAGGCCGTGCGCGACGCGTACACGAAGGCGTACGACCTCTCGAGCTACGTCCTCGTCGAGACCTTCCAGCCCGGCAAGGATCACCGCGTGCTCGTGGTGAACGGCGAGGTCGTCGCCGTCTCCGAGCGCGTGCCGGGCCATGTCGTCGGCGACGGCAAGAGCACGATCAAGGAGCTCGTCGACGTCGTGAACACCGACCCGCGCCGCGGCGTGGGTCACGAAAAAGTCCTCACGCGGATCGAGATCGACGACCAGGCGAGCCGCCTCATGGGGCAGGCCGGCGTCACGCTGGAGACCGTGCTCCCCGCGGGCCAGGTCTTCGCGCTGCGCTCGACGGGCAACCTCTCCACGGGTGGCACCGCGATCGATCGCACCGACGTGATCCACCCGGACAACATCGACATCAGCGTGCGCGCCGCGAAGGTCGTCGGCCTCGACGTCGCGGGCATCGATCTCATCTGCCCCGACATCTCGAAGAGCGTGCGCGAGCACGGCGGCGTCATCGTCGAGATCAACGCGGCGCCCGGCTTCCGCATGCACGTCTCGCCGACCGTGGGCACGCCGCGCAACGTCGCGTCGCCCGTGCTCGAGATGCTCTTCCCGAACGGCGCGCCTGCGCGCATCCCACTCGCCGCGATCACCGGCACGAACGGCAAGACCACGACGAGCCGCATGGTCGCGCACATCCTCAAGATGAGCGGCAAGCGCACGGGCCTCACCACGACGGACGGCATCTACATCGACGGCGAGCGCATCCTGAAGGGCGACATGACAGGACCGTGGAGCGCGCGCGTCGTGCTCACGGATCCGACCGTGGAGGCCGCGGTGCTGGAGACGGCGCGCGGCGGCGTTCTTCGCGAAGGGCTCGGCTGGGATCGGTGCGACGTCGGCGCGGTGCTCAACGTCTCGGCCGATCACCTCGGCCTCGCGGGCATCGACACCGTCGAGGATCTCGCGTTCGTGAAGCGGCTCGTCGTGGAGGTCGTGCGGGACGGCGGCACGAGCGTGCTCAACGCCGACGACGAGCTCGTGCGCGAGATGGCGGACAAGGCAGGCGGCCGCGTCATGTGGTTCTCGCGCTCGCCTTCGAACGAGACCGTCCGCAAGCACGTGCGCGCGGGCGGCCGCGCGGTCGTGCTCGAGCAGGGCGTCAACGGCGACATGATCACGATCTACGACGGCGACCGGCACGTCCCGGTCACGTGGACGCACCTCGTCCCCGCCACGTTCGAGGGCAAGGCGAAGTTCAACGTCGAGAACGCGCTCGCGGCGGCGGCGATCGCCTTCTCGATGGGCATCTCGCTCGAACACATCCGCCAGGGCCTGCGCACCTTCACGACCTCGTTCTTCCAGGCGCCCGGGCGCTGCAACGTCTTCGACGAGCACCCGTTCCGCGTGATCGTCGACTACGGCCACAACGCAGCGGCGATGTCGAAGATGGCCGAGCTCGTCCTCGGCCTCCGCCGCGAGCGCTCGATCGGCGTGCTCATGGCCGCGGGGGATCGGCGCGACGACGACATCCGCGCGATCGGCCGCGAGGCAGCACGCGCGTTCGACGTGGTCATCGCGAAGGAGGACGCGTCGCGCAGGGGCAGGAAGCCCGGCGAGATCGCCTCGCTGCTCGCGGAGGGCGCGCGGGAGGCGGGCAAGGCCGAGGAGCAGATCCTGAAGAAGCTCGACGAGAAGGAGGCCGTGGACACGGCACTCGCAATGGCGCGGCCCGGCGACCTCGTGGTGCTGTTCGCGGACGACGTCACGGCCTGCTGGAAGCAGGTCATCTACTGGGGGAAGGAGCGCACGTCGCACCTGCCTTCCTTGCCGGACGAGGCCTGA